Proteins encoded within one genomic window of Legionella sp. PC997:
- a CDS encoding sensor histidine kinase: MEIHKLLKRQLENSNIAQDKKPESDEQWEIFLHRINNTYIEADQERYLHERSIKISSREMMSLNEKLEFAQHIAGLGYWSFDGNTGHTIWSSELFNLFQLNPINKPPSLQEFLELVHEQDRFELLQKVECALNDRMDYECEIRVRKSDGNYHWYRTIGRCQEGDKQLAGIVIDIHKSKIAEEKIKELNQKISSTARRAGMAEVATTILHNIGNILNSSNVSITLLKNSFKQNYDKKLLKITEMMEKNQLNLADFLTQDPKGKIIPEYLLTLAKIILEENKKNSIEVHNLQNDLQHISQIVDTQKSISGLSSMNERVYLPELLETALNITMSSSKNGIKIIKEYHPAPLVIVDKSKLLQILINLIQNAKESILENATTPIKEIKLIIQKTEKKSVQVIVKDNGVGINADNLQRIFAFGFTTKQNGHGFGLHSSALSARDMGGSLLAESKGEGYGAQFVLTLPNRDRLDK; the protein is encoded by the coding sequence ATGGAAATTCATAAATTATTAAAACGACAACTTGAAAACTCAAATATTGCTCAAGATAAAAAACCAGAATCGGATGAGCAATGGGAAATTTTTCTCCACCGCATCAATAATACGTATATAGAAGCGGATCAAGAGCGTTATTTGCATGAACGTTCTATAAAAATTTCTTCTCGAGAAATGATGAGCTTGAATGAAAAGCTTGAGTTTGCCCAACATATTGCAGGATTAGGATATTGGTCGTTTGATGGGAACACCGGGCACACCATCTGGTCAAGTGAATTATTCAATCTGTTTCAGTTAAATCCAATTAATAAACCTCCTTCTTTGCAGGAATTTCTAGAGTTAGTTCATGAACAAGATCGATTTGAGTTACTCCAAAAGGTAGAGTGTGCTTTAAACGATAGAATGGATTATGAATGTGAAATACGGGTAAGGAAGTCTGATGGAAATTATCACTGGTATAGAACAATTGGGCGATGCCAAGAGGGAGATAAACAGCTTGCTGGCATTGTTATTGATATTCATAAAAGTAAAATTGCCGAAGAAAAAATCAAAGAATTAAATCAAAAAATATCATCTACCGCCCGTCGTGCGGGAATGGCAGAGGTCGCTACAACCATTTTGCACAACATTGGAAATATTTTAAATAGCTCCAATGTTTCCATCACCTTATTAAAAAATAGCTTTAAACAAAATTATGATAAAAAATTATTAAAAATTACAGAGATGATGGAGAAAAATCAACTCAATTTAGCTGACTTTTTAACCCAGGATCCTAAAGGTAAAATTATCCCTGAATATCTATTAACTCTTGCTAAAATTATTTTGGAAGAAAATAAAAAAAATAGTATCGAAGTACATAATCTTCAGAATGATTTACAGCATATAAGTCAAATCGTAGATACCCAAAAATCGATTAGTGGGCTATCGAGTATGAATGAAAGAGTCTATCTTCCAGAATTGTTAGAGACAGCATTGAATATCACTATGAGCTCCTCAAAAAATGGGATTAAGATAATTAAAGAGTATCATCCAGCACCTTTAGTCATTGTTGATAAATCCAAGTTATTACAAATATTGATCAATCTAATTCAAAATGCCAAAGAATCGATCTTGGAAAACGCGACTACTCCCATTAAAGAAATCAAATTGATAATACAAAAAACAGAAAAAAAATCAGTACAAGTTATTGTCAAGGATAATGGAGTTGGGATCAATGCAGATAATTTACAACGGATTTTTGCTTTTGGATTTACTACAAAACAAAATGGGCATGGTTTTGGATTACACAGTTCTGCACTATCAGCTCGTGATATGGGGGGGTCTCTTTTAGCAGAGAGTAAAGGTGAAGGATATGGCGCGCAATTTGTATTGACTTTACCTAACCGGGACAGGTTAGATAAATAG
- a CDS encoding EAL domain-containing protein translates to MSEIALNIMIIDDNPSIHQDFIKVLTASNTKSELRHLEQQLFDDEPSLNGSYNPDIEYFLPKFILNTACQGKEAITKIKEDVEKGIHYALAFVDIRMPPGWDGIETIKHMWEIDPEIQVVICTAYSDYSWEETVKELGMGDNYLILKKPFDVVAVRQLACALTRKWILANNAKHHEQILQQTVKKRTESLQQSLSLLRSTFESSADGILVIDLNNKLIDCNSKFISMWNIPKSMLETNDGSIFLYYMLNQIAEPEEYLADIERLRKNIDEISRVIITFKNGKILECYTLPHRLNKKIIGRVWSFRDITEQANLEKQLKYQALHDPLTKLPNRALLFDQIQASIDYARKHEHQFAILYFDLDRFKLINDSLSHEVGDQLLRMVGQRWSSLVRKEDTLARMGGDEFVMICQIFKNEDVSVIANKIIDSMTEPFKIVKRDITITTAAGISIYPKDGNTPSDLLKNADLAMYQAKRLGGNQYAFYATQLHEYTDQCFKIETDLRKALKNNEFFLLYQPQFNVDNENLLAVEALIRWNHPEKGLMLPIDFIPIAEETGLIVPIGEWIISEVCQQIKAWHRKGLPYIRVGINITTRQLQQPNFITVVEKILKEHLLSPEHIEFEISENVIITHRDIIKTLNQLKQLGIRISLDDFGTGNSSINYLKQLHIDCLKIDQSFIQNISASRSDEVIIEAIISMARSFNFKVLAEGVESKKQLDFLKQQRCDEVQGFLFSKPLTPTALEKFIKHHI, encoded by the coding sequence ATGAGTGAAATAGCACTAAATATTATGATCATTGATGATAATCCCTCAATTCATCAAGATTTTATTAAAGTCTTGACTGCTTCGAATACAAAGTCGGAACTTCGCCATTTAGAACAACAATTATTTGATGACGAGCCTTCTTTAAACGGTTCCTATAACCCGGATATCGAATACTTTTTACCAAAATTTATTTTAAATACCGCGTGCCAGGGCAAAGAAGCAATTACCAAAATTAAAGAGGATGTAGAAAAAGGGATACATTATGCCCTGGCCTTCGTCGATATAAGAATGCCGCCAGGATGGGATGGTATTGAAACCATTAAACATATGTGGGAGATTGATCCCGAGATTCAAGTGGTAATTTGTACTGCTTATTCGGATTACAGTTGGGAAGAAACCGTAAAAGAATTAGGAATGGGAGATAATTACCTGATTTTAAAAAAACCATTTGATGTAGTCGCGGTAAGACAACTCGCTTGTGCATTAACAAGAAAATGGATTTTGGCCAATAATGCAAAACATCATGAACAAATACTGCAGCAGACGGTTAAGAAACGTACAGAATCCTTGCAGCAATCATTATCTCTTTTAAGGTCCACATTTGAATCTTCCGCAGATGGAATTTTAGTCATCGATTTAAATAACAAGTTAATCGATTGTAATTCCAAGTTTATCTCAATGTGGAATATTCCTAAATCCATGTTAGAAACTAATGATGGTAGCATCTTTTTATATTATATGCTGAATCAGATTGCTGAGCCTGAAGAGTATTTAGCGGATATAGAGCGTCTTAGAAAAAACATTGACGAAATCAGTAGAGTGATTATTACTTTCAAGAATGGCAAAATATTGGAGTGTTATACCCTTCCCCACAGATTAAACAAGAAAATCATCGGTCGTGTCTGGAGTTTTCGTGATATAACAGAACAAGCAAACCTTGAAAAACAGCTAAAATACCAAGCCCTGCATGATCCATTGACTAAATTACCTAACCGAGCCCTATTATTCGATCAAATACAAGCGAGTATTGATTATGCACGGAAACATGAACACCAATTTGCCATCCTGTATTTTGATTTAGATCGATTTAAATTAATTAATGACAGTTTGTCGCACGAAGTTGGCGATCAACTATTGCGTATGGTGGGGCAACGATGGTCTTCTCTAGTTAGGAAAGAAGATACCTTAGCGAGGATGGGTGGTGATGAGTTCGTCATGATTTGTCAGATATTTAAAAATGAGGATGTTAGTGTCATTGCTAACAAAATTATAGACTCCATGACAGAACCGTTCAAAATTGTAAAAAGAGATATAACTATTACTACCGCTGCCGGGATAAGTATTTATCCTAAAGATGGAAATACACCCAGTGATTTGTTAAAAAATGCTGATCTAGCAATGTATCAGGCCAAGAGATTGGGAGGAAATCAGTATGCTTTTTATGCTACTCAACTACATGAATATACTGATCAATGCTTTAAAATCGAAACCGATTTAAGGAAAGCCCTTAAAAACAATGAGTTCTTTTTACTGTACCAGCCTCAATTTAATGTTGATAACGAAAACCTATTGGCTGTAGAAGCCTTAATTCGTTGGAATCATCCAGAGAAAGGATTGATGTTGCCAATCGATTTTATTCCTATAGCTGAGGAAACGGGTTTAATTGTCCCTATAGGTGAGTGGATTATTAGTGAAGTGTGCCAGCAAATTAAAGCTTGGCATAGAAAAGGTCTGCCTTATATTCGCGTTGGCATTAATATTACTACTCGGCAATTACAACAGCCCAATTTTATTACGGTTGTAGAGAAGATTTTAAAAGAACATTTACTTTCTCCGGAACATATAGAATTTGAAATTTCTGAAAATGTGATCATTACCCATAGAGACATTATAAAGACACTAAATCAACTCAAACAACTTGGTATTCGGATTTCATTAGATGATTTTGGGACAGGAAACTCCAGCATCAATTATCTAAAACAACTTCACATTGATTGTTTAAAGATCGATCAATCTTTTATCCAAAATATATCGGCGTCGCGTAGTGATGAAGTAATTATTGAAGCGATAATTTCTATGGCTCGAAGTTTTAATTTTAAGGTTCTTGCTGAGGGCGTTGAAAGTAAAAAACAATTAGATTTTTTAAAACAACAACGTTGTGACGAAGTCCAAGGCTTTCTTTTCAGTAAACCATTAACACCTACTGCGCTTGAGAAATTCATAAAGCATCATATTTAG
- a CDS encoding Kdo hydroxylase family protein: MNSYLFTQSVEQIDHQKSVNQLEAGKVLFFPEYFFTPVDTLLLSENVLDGSRKNVSYDIRNKKLSAYNKDIGDLEVKLRDMMHGYAEFAHHLIQSALPSYVSHLQWGRTSFRPAEINGRVSSKRKDDTRLHVDSFSASPVHGLRILRVFCNINPTEPRVWNLGEPFEEVLNRFAPKIAPYSKIKAKMLKWVKATKTLRPPYDHYMLHLHDTMKLDDVYQANVEKMQIDFPPKSTWIVFTDHVSHAALSGQHLLEQTFYLPVDKMATPDNSPLNQWQKIRPEVRSHI; this comes from the coding sequence ATGAATTCCTATTTATTTACACAAAGCGTAGAACAAATCGATCATCAAAAGAGCGTTAATCAATTAGAAGCAGGCAAGGTCTTGTTTTTCCCAGAATATTTTTTTACTCCCGTAGACACGCTTTTATTATCTGAAAATGTCTTGGATGGTAGTCGTAAAAATGTAAGTTATGATATTCGTAATAAAAAGTTAAGCGCTTATAATAAAGATATTGGCGATCTTGAGGTTAAACTCAGGGATATGATGCATGGTTATGCAGAATTTGCCCACCATTTAATTCAGAGTGCTCTTCCTTCTTACGTATCTCATTTGCAATGGGGCAGGACCAGTTTTAGACCTGCGGAAATTAATGGTCGTGTTTCCTCAAAACGTAAAGATGATACACGTTTGCATGTGGATTCTTTTTCGGCAAGTCCTGTCCATGGTTTAAGGATTTTACGAGTTTTTTGTAATATCAATCCTACAGAACCTCGAGTTTGGAATCTTGGTGAACCATTTGAAGAGGTTCTTAATCGGTTTGCACCTAAAATTGCGCCGTACAGTAAAATAAAAGCCAAAATGCTGAAGTGGGTCAAAGCAACAAAAACTTTAAGACCCCCGTATGATCATTATATGCTTCATTTACATGACACAATGAAGTTGGATGATGTTTATCAGGCAAATGTTGAGAAGATGCAAATTGATTTTCCTCCTAAAAGCACTTGGATAGTTTTTACCGATCATGTGTCGCATGCAGCATTGAGTGGTCAGCATTTGTTAGAACAAACGTTTTACTTACCTGTCGATAAAATGGCAACGCCTGATAACTCACCATTAAATCAATGGCAGAAAATTAGACCAGAAGTAAGATCTCATATTTAG
- a CDS encoding YchJ family protein has product MSLCPCGSQNKYELCCGLYLEKQQHPQTPEQLMRSRYTAYSMGKIDYIKKTMKGKALVGFNELQAEQWAKSVTWVSLEVLNSNIPDPNIGYVEFAARYSEDNTIKIIHELSEFHKENDRWFYVSGVHKQGLEKTKKPKVARNAPCPCGSGKKFKNCHAK; this is encoded by the coding sequence ATGTCACTTTGCCCTTGTGGATCACAAAATAAATATGAATTGTGTTGTGGTTTATACCTTGAAAAACAACAGCACCCACAAACTCCAGAACAATTGATGCGATCACGCTATACAGCGTACAGTATGGGTAAAATTGATTACATCAAAAAAACAATGAAAGGAAAAGCTTTAGTAGGCTTTAATGAACTTCAAGCGGAGCAATGGGCTAAAAGCGTAACCTGGGTTAGTTTAGAAGTGTTGAATTCGAATATCCCGGATCCCAATATTGGTTATGTTGAATTTGCAGCACGTTATTCCGAAGATAACACAATAAAAATTATCCATGAGTTAAGTGAATTTCACAAAGAAAATGACCGTTGGTTTTATGTAAGTGGAGTACATAAGCAGGGGTTAGAAAAAACCAAAAAACCCAAAGTTGCCCGGAATGCACCGTGCCCCTGTGGTAGTGGAAAAAAATTTAAGAATTGTCATGCCAAATAA
- a CDS encoding monovalent cation:proton antiporter-2 (CPA2) family protein, which translates to MNGHLMLNIFIFLAAASIMVPIASRFKLGSVLGYLTVGILIGPFGFKLIANSQQIMNFGEFGVIMMLFLIGLELEPVMLWKLRKIIVGLGGLQVLLTTSILTAIGLLIGFDWRATLAVSMALSLSSTALVLQMLQEKNLLKTAEGETSFAVLLFQDIAVIPILIIIPLLEQHANIKINIHETAFIMNLPRWMHAILVTGVIGVVILVGHYLSRHLFSIIAKTNLREVFTAFSLALVVGVTLLMESIGVSPALGAFIAGVVLANSQYKHAVDADIQPFKGILLGLFFISVGMGMNFSLFSNKAMLIIMAVLSLITCKAIILYILGRFFDLTKLQSLGFAFALSQGSEFAFVLFEYAGVTKVISQESAAFCTLVVALSMLATPFLVLFYHRFVIPKFMSFLPEREYDSFNEKNGIILAGYGRFGQIIGRLLNGENIKMTVLEKNPEQIELLRKFGYVGYFGDASRLDMLKSAGAEHAKLLIVAVGNVEANLKIVKLAKQHFPHLKIYARARNRRHAYELHRVGVDYFIRELFDSSLSMTKEIMKFLGYNQEDIQKKATAFKEHDETTLVQSFDFFEKESDLISFSRQAKGELERILQSN; encoded by the coding sequence ATGAATGGTCACTTAATGCTTAATATCTTCATCTTTCTTGCCGCGGCCAGCATTATGGTTCCTATTGCCAGCCGTTTCAAATTGGGCTCAGTTCTCGGTTACCTCACTGTAGGTATTCTTATTGGTCCTTTCGGATTCAAACTCATAGCAAACTCACAACAAATTATGAATTTTGGTGAATTTGGCGTGATTATGATGTTGTTTTTGATTGGATTGGAATTAGAACCAGTCATGTTATGGAAACTTCGCAAAATAATTGTGGGTTTAGGTGGTTTACAAGTACTCTTAACTACAAGTATCTTAACAGCCATTGGGCTCCTTATTGGCTTTGATTGGCGAGCGACTTTAGCAGTAAGTATGGCTTTGTCCCTGTCATCCACTGCTCTAGTTTTGCAGATGCTTCAAGAAAAAAACTTGCTCAAAACCGCAGAAGGTGAAACCTCATTCGCTGTACTATTATTCCAAGATATTGCAGTAATCCCAATTCTAATTATTATTCCATTACTTGAACAACATGCAAATATAAAAATCAATATCCACGAAACGGCATTTATCATGAATCTCCCACGATGGATGCATGCAATTTTGGTAACGGGCGTGATTGGAGTAGTTATACTAGTGGGTCACTACTTATCTAGACATTTGTTTTCAATTATTGCTAAAACCAATCTACGCGAAGTATTTACCGCATTTTCGCTAGCTTTAGTAGTAGGTGTGACTTTATTAATGGAATCTATAGGGGTCTCTCCTGCTTTAGGCGCCTTTATTGCAGGTGTAGTGTTAGCTAACTCTCAATATAAACATGCAGTGGATGCTGATATTCAACCTTTTAAAGGCATTTTATTGGGATTATTCTTTATCTCTGTAGGGATGGGGATGAATTTCTCCCTTTTTTCTAATAAAGCCATGCTGATTATTATGGCTGTACTTTCTTTAATTACCTGTAAAGCAATTATCTTGTATATATTGGGACGTTTTTTTGATTTGACAAAATTGCAAAGCTTGGGTTTTGCTTTTGCCTTATCTCAAGGAAGTGAATTTGCTTTCGTACTTTTTGAATATGCAGGGGTGACCAAAGTAATTAGTCAAGAAAGTGCAGCTTTTTGCACTCTAGTTGTTGCATTATCTATGCTTGCGACTCCTTTTTTGGTGCTTTTTTATCATCGATTTGTGATACCCAAATTTATGAGCTTTTTACCGGAACGAGAATACGACTCGTTTAATGAAAAAAATGGGATTATTCTTGCAGGTTATGGACGTTTTGGGCAAATTATAGGGCGCCTGCTTAACGGTGAAAATATAAAAATGACCGTATTGGAAAAAAATCCAGAACAAATTGAGCTGCTCAGAAAATTCGGTTATGTCGGATATTTCGGGGATGCAAGCCGATTGGATATGTTAAAAAGCGCGGGGGCCGAACATGCAAAACTCCTGATAGTCGCCGTGGGAAATGTAGAGGCTAATTTAAAAATTGTGAAGTTAGCCAAACAACATTTTCCCCATTTAAAGATTTATGCCAGAGCTCGTAATCGACGCCATGCTTATGAATTACATCGAGTAGGTGTGGATTATTTTATTAGAGAATTATTTGATTCTTCTCTGAGTATGACCAAAGAGATTATGAAATTCTTAGGATATAATCAGGAGGACATTCAAAAAAAAGCAACAGCCTTCAAAGAACACGATGAAACTACATTAGTTCAATCCTTTGATTTTTTTGAAAAAGAAAGCGATTTAATCAGTTTCTCACGCCAAGCGAAAGGTGAATTAGAACGGATTTTACAATCGAATTAA
- a CDS encoding cupin domain-containing protein yields MINLQQISVETFLSEYWQKKPLIIRNAIPDFINPLSPDELAGLALEEDVESRLVLETPNEKPYWHLKRGPFLEHDFNTLPPTHWTLLVQGVDRLIPEVYSLLEHFDFIPQWRIDDIMISYAALQGSVGPHYDNYDVFLYQGVGRREWLLTTKKCNTHNYLKDLELRIMEQFDVEERIVLEEGDMLYLPPHVGHHGISLTQDCMTYSFGFRSYQGQELLESLSEYLAEKGTFKTLYQDPNWSHLRNTSEITRPAWNNAQRLLQQLISDEHIMRSWFGCFATQLDQQAEHQLPLPLEEDELIDLPSFINELNTGLDLFRDASCRFAYQSADEQSEYQLYINGCEWEITGVSHDLLSYVANHRYLTHQVLAVYLNTTQNQIFIYNLWKLQWLQIAEH; encoded by the coding sequence ATGATCAATCTTCAGCAAATTTCTGTAGAAACTTTTCTTAGTGAATATTGGCAAAAAAAACCTCTAATAATTCGCAATGCTATCCCGGACTTTATTAATCCCTTATCTCCCGATGAGTTGGCTGGTCTGGCTCTGGAAGAAGATGTTGAAAGTCGGTTGGTTTTAGAAACACCCAATGAAAAACCCTATTGGCATTTAAAACGGGGGCCGTTCTTAGAACATGATTTCAATACTCTCCCGCCAACACATTGGACTTTGCTCGTACAAGGGGTTGATCGATTAATTCCTGAAGTTTATTCCTTGCTTGAACATTTTGATTTTATCCCACAATGGCGGATCGACGATATCATGATTAGTTATGCTGCACTTCAAGGGAGTGTTGGACCTCATTACGATAATTATGATGTTTTTTTATATCAAGGCGTGGGAAGACGAGAATGGTTACTTACCACTAAAAAATGCAATACTCATAATTATCTCAAAGATCTCGAACTTCGTATTATGGAGCAATTTGATGTCGAAGAGCGTATTGTTCTCGAAGAGGGCGATATGTTGTATCTTCCTCCCCATGTGGGACATCATGGCATTTCACTGACCCAGGATTGCATGACCTATTCTTTTGGTTTTCGCAGTTATCAAGGACAAGAATTATTGGAAAGTCTTAGTGAGTATTTAGCGGAAAAAGGTACATTCAAAACTTTATATCAAGATCCCAACTGGTCTCATTTGCGCAATACTTCTGAAATCACTCGCCCGGCCTGGAACAATGCGCAAAGATTGTTACAACAATTAATCAGTGATGAACACATTATGAGATCATGGTTCGGATGCTTTGCAACACAGTTGGATCAACAAGCAGAGCATCAATTACCTTTGCCATTAGAAGAAGATGAATTAATTGATTTACCAAGTTTTATTAACGAATTAAACACAGGATTAGATCTCTTTAGAGATGCCTCGTGTCGCTTTGCTTATCAAAGTGCAGATGAGCAATCCGAATATCAACTCTATATTAACGGCTGTGAGTGGGAAATAACGGGTGTATCACATGATTTACTTAGCTATGTGGCAAATCATCGTTACTTAACCCATCAAGTACTTGCGGTATATTTAAATACTACACAAAATCAAATATTTATTTATAATTTATGGAAATTGCAATGGCTACAAATTGCAGAGCATTAG
- a CDS encoding DMT family transporter, whose protein sequence is MINQEYRGSIYAILSGFLYGFIGYFGLSAINGNLSASTMLFWRFLISSMIILLIMLPKIKKTTDSYKNMGIAFLTGAFFYGISTWLYFLASQYIGSGLAMVIFFTYPVLIMLLNYFFYEQSIPRVYYFAILVILMGMVLMVDFDALSFNLWGILLGVASAFFYACYVIGSKRNKLSPNMSTFMVCLGCMVTSLFFSLFNHSFTIPSSIDVWYHLFGISIIATVAPIILLLYSLKYISSEKASILSVLEPVFVVIFGVFLLGEKVSLWGGVGVVLVLTGALITLFSHKINLGSLKFEFIRRSEDVG, encoded by the coding sequence ATGATAAATCAAGAATATCGCGGTTCTATCTATGCCATTTTATCCGGTTTCCTATACGGTTTTATAGGTTATTTTGGTTTGAGTGCGATTAATGGCAATCTATCTGCCAGCACAATGTTATTTTGGCGCTTTTTAATTTCCAGCATGATTATTTTGCTTATAATGCTGCCCAAAATAAAAAAAACGACCGATTCTTACAAAAATATGGGGATTGCCTTTTTAACAGGTGCTTTTTTTTACGGTATATCAACTTGGCTTTACTTTTTAGCATCTCAATATATAGGTTCTGGATTGGCAATGGTTATCTTTTTCACCTACCCAGTACTAATTATGTTGCTGAATTATTTCTTTTATGAGCAGTCTATTCCACGTGTTTACTATTTCGCTATTCTAGTAATTTTAATGGGTATGGTGCTTATGGTGGACTTCGATGCATTGTCTTTTAACTTGTGGGGTATTTTGTTAGGCGTTGCTTCAGCTTTTTTTTATGCTTGTTACGTGATTGGCAGTAAACGAAACAAGCTCTCTCCAAATATGTCTACCTTTATGGTTTGTTTGGGATGCATGGTAACCAGTTTATTTTTTTCACTTTTTAATCATTCCTTTACAATTCCTTCATCAATAGATGTTTGGTACCATCTCTTTGGAATTTCAATTATTGCAACTGTAGCTCCCATTATTTTGTTGTTGTACAGTCTGAAATACATCAGCTCAGAAAAAGCTTCCATTTTGTCAGTTCTAGAACCCGTGTTTGTGGTCATTTTTGGAGTATTCCTCTTAGGTGAAAAAGTGAGCCTATGGGGGGGTGTGGGAGTGGTATTGGTATTGACAGGTGCACTTATTACTTTATTCAGCCATAAAATTAATTTGGGCTCATTAAAGTTTGAGTTCATACGACGCAGTGAAGATGTTGGGTAG
- a CDS encoding multidrug DMT transporter permease: MLRFLFIISCLFVLVNEGYADPAACNEHQCIAVVDAGSTGSRLHIFGYDLDETNTPSGIAEIWSKKIKPGFATIEANQNTIDAYLTTLFSGAPAQNIPVYFYATAGMRLVPQTKQKIYYQEVQKWFNQQSAWQLIEAKTITGHDEALYDWLAVNYHIGALKSSSSTPVGVMDIGGASVQIVFPIQKNTEEKGTQVELDLYGQHINLSVHSFLGLGQNEMAHQLLDTASCFSEGYPLSDGRTGQGDALLCEQEVSPLIKMHKVKKEVQPILSASHISSWYAIGGFPNLAESKPFQFQNNQLTIQDLFQQANNLICHQQWERLSNQFPNNEYIESYCLLPAFYYALMVEGYGLTANQQLNYVPSAENLDWTLGVALHH, translated from the coding sequence ATGCTTCGATTTTTATTCATTATCTCATGTCTTTTTGTATTAGTTAATGAGGGTTATGCTGATCCTGCTGCGTGTAATGAACATCAATGTATCGCGGTAGTAGATGCTGGAAGTACCGGTTCAAGACTTCATATTTTTGGTTATGATCTTGATGAAACCAATACCCCATCCGGTATTGCAGAAATATGGTCCAAAAAGATAAAACCTGGATTTGCTACCATTGAGGCAAATCAAAATACTATAGATGCATATCTCACTACCCTTTTCTCCGGAGCTCCTGCACAAAACATTCCTGTTTACTTCTATGCAACCGCAGGAATGCGTCTTGTACCACAAACCAAACAAAAAATTTACTATCAAGAAGTACAAAAATGGTTTAACCAACAATCTGCATGGCAGCTTATAGAAGCCAAAACCATCACTGGACATGATGAAGCATTATACGACTGGCTAGCGGTAAATTATCATATAGGCGCACTCAAATCGTCCTCTAGTACTCCCGTAGGAGTCATGGATATTGGTGGGGCCTCAGTACAAATTGTATTCCCAATACAAAAAAATACTGAAGAGAAAGGAACCCAAGTTGAATTGGATCTCTACGGCCAACATATCAATTTATCCGTACATAGTTTCTTAGGACTTGGGCAAAATGAAATGGCCCATCAACTTCTCGATACTGCTTCTTGCTTTTCCGAGGGTTATCCACTTTCTGACGGACGTACTGGACAAGGTGATGCTTTACTTTGTGAGCAAGAGGTATCTCCTTTAATTAAAATGCATAAGGTCAAAAAAGAGGTACAACCTATTCTTTCTGCGAGTCATATCAGCTCTTGGTACGCCATCGGCGGTTTTCCAAATCTTGCAGAAAGCAAACCGTTCCAATTTCAAAACAATCAATTGACCATTCAAGATTTGTTTCAACAAGCAAACAATCTGATTTGTCATCAACAATGGGAACGTCTCAGTAATCAATTTCCAAACAACGAATACATTGAGTCATATTGTCTTCTACCTGCTTTTTATTATGCGCTGATGGTCGAGGGATATGGTTTAACAGCAAATCAACAGTTAAATTATGTTCCTTCAGCGGAAAATCTGGATTGGACATTAGGAGTAGCGTTACATCATTGA
- a CDS encoding elongation factor P hydroxylase: MHQYQDLITLFDRCFGKEFNTRLIKGDDEPIYLPANEAHSYNALYFAHGFFSSALHECSHWLIAGEERRKQVDFGYWYMPDGRSAEQQALFQHVEVKPQALEWILSKAAGHKFHVSIDNLNGGAEAEADTVAFKKAVYEQVVYYCQHGLPARAQKFRDALSSFYEQSKILRVEDFSLEEL; this comes from the coding sequence GTGCATCAATATCAGGATTTAATAACTCTTTTTGATCGTTGCTTTGGCAAAGAATTTAATACCAGGCTCATTAAAGGGGATGATGAGCCCATTTATCTCCCAGCAAATGAGGCGCATTCTTATAATGCGTTATATTTTGCTCATGGTTTTTTTAGCAGCGCGCTCCATGAATGTTCTCATTGGCTTATTGCGGGAGAAGAACGTAGAAAGCAAGTGGATTTTGGATATTGGTATATGCCTGATGGGCGTAGTGCAGAACAACAAGCTTTATTTCAACATGTTGAAGTAAAGCCGCAAGCATTGGAGTGGATTCTCTCAAAAGCTGCCGGGCATAAATTTCATGTCAGTATAGATAATTTAAATGGTGGTGCAGAGGCGGAGGCGGACACGGTTGCTTTTAAAAAAGCGGTTTATGAGCAAGTAGTCTATTATTGTCAGCATGGGTTACCCGCACGCGCACAAAAATTTCGTGATGCTCTAAGTTCCTTTTATGAGCAATCAAAAATTTTAAGGGTTGAGGATTTTTCTTTAGAAGAATTATGA